The genomic region TGGCGACATCATCGGCCGTCCTGGACGGCATCGCGAACCGAACGCTCCGGGAATGTGTCTTCTTGCCCGGAGCGCGGCAGTGGTGAAGGCTGGCCGTCATACATGGACACGGGGAACGAATTGAACGGGGAGGGGCGGGACATGGCGCTGAGCAAGGGACTTGACTGGCTTCTGGACGACCTGACGAACCGGGTCGATCACGTGCGGTACGCACTGGTGCTGTCCAACGACGGGCTGGTGACCGGAGCGAGCAAGGAGCTCGCCCAGGAGGACGCGGAACATCTCGCAGCTGTTGCTTCAGGCATGCACAGCCTCGCCAAGGGGTCGGGGCGGCATTTCCGGACCGGCAGAGTCCGGCAGACGATGGTCGAATTCGACGAAGGAGTCCTTTTCGTCACGGCGGCGGGTGAAGGAAGTTGCCTCTGCATTCTGGGCACCGCCGACGCGGACATCGGACAGATCGCATACGAGATGACTCTGCTCGTCAACCGGGTCGGCGAGCACCTCGCTGTTGCTGCCCGGCAGCCCGACGACACCCCCACCGCGCGTTGGTGAGAAGCGGCTGACCTGCGCTGTTCGCCCGGTCCGGAGAGTTGTCCACAGGCCGGGCGGGCAGCGGCTCCCCTGAGTTACGGTGATTACAGAGAGTATTCGTACCTCATGGGGGAGGGCTTCATGTCGGTAACCGAAGCGGATCGTGGTGCCGTGACCGCGGCGCTCGCCACATCGGTCGCGTCATTGACTTTCGGTCACGCGGCTCAGCAACTCGGGCTGAGGCGGGGCGAGTTCGATCTGGCCGTGCAGCTCGGGCATATCCGGTCCACGCCGGGCGTGGGCGGGGGGCGGCGCCGCGTCACGCGTGACGAGATCGGCCGGCTCCAGTTGCTCAAGGGGTTCCCCGATGCACTGCGGGAGCGGGTGAGGACGGTGGGTACGGCCGATGCGGCCGGGCTCATCGGTGTCGGCCCGGCCCGCTTCACCAGGCTGGCCAGGGCGGGCTGCTTCACGCCGGTCAGGTTCTGGCTGAACCGCTACCGCGCGGTGGTCTGGATGTATCTCGCCGAAGAAGTAAGGGAGTTCGCGGCCCGCGAGCCGGAACTGCTCACGGGCCGTACCCCGGAGGTGCTGCGGGAAAGGCTTGCCGCTGGGGAGGACTGGCGAGCGCGCAACTGGCGTGGGCGCCGTCTGGGGCTGTTGCTGCGACTGGCCGAGGATCCTTGGGCTCGGGCGGCGGTGGCAGCCGGTGCCCTCGATCCGGTGCAGCTCGCCGAGGTGGTGGATGATCCGTGCGAGCGCGCGTACCTGAGCAGGCTCCGGCCGCCGGAGCCCGTTCGGGAGCTGCCGGACTCTCCGGTGGCGCGGGAGGTGGTGGAGCGGCTGCTGTCGGCGGACGACCCGGACGAGATCTTGTGGCATCGCGGGAGCCTGATTCTCGCGCTGGACGAAGCCCGCGCGGACCGGCCGGCTCCCCGTCCGGAGGGGAGTGGTCGTGGAACGGCGGCGATGCCTCGATCCGCCGAGGAAGGGCGGGCGAGGGGCCTCCCGGCGAGATGTGGCCCCGGGCCCCGGAACGGCCGCCGACCCGGTGCGTCGCACCGTGGCCTGACGGGCAGGCCCGAAGCCCGCGGCGGGCGGCGTCCGTCCCTGTTGGATGATCACCACTTCCCGTCACCACTTCCCGCTTCGACACCGGAATCAGTGACAACCCCAGGTTGACACCCGCCTACTGTCAACCTAAGGTTGACACATGGTGAATCCAACTCCCATGGCGAATCCGGTCCGGCTCGACGACCTGATCGAGGCCATCAAGAAGGCTCACTCCGACGCACTGGAACAGCTGACCGACGCAGTCATCGCCGCCGACCACCTGGGCGATGTGGCCGACCACCTGATCGGCCACTTCGTGGATCAGGCGAGGCGCTCGGGCGCCTCCTGGACGGACATCGGCAAGAGCATGGGTGTGACCAGGCAGGCGGCTCAGAAGCGGTTCGTCCCCAAGGCGGGCGGCGAGGCGCCACCTCTCGACCTCAGCCAGGGGTTCGGCCGATTCACGGACCGGGCGAAGAACGTCGTGATGGCGGCGCAGAACGAGGCCCGAGCGGCCGGCCACGCCGAAATCGGTCCGGCGCATCTGGTGCTGGGGCTCCTGACCCAGCCGGAGGCCCTCGGTGCCCAGGCGATCGTGGCGCAGGGCGTGCGGTTGGACGACCTGCGCCAGGCCGTGACCGCCACTCTGCCGCCTGCGGTCGACGAGGTGCCCGATCTCGTTCCTTACGACGCGGGCGCGCGGAAGGTGCTGGAGCTGACCTTCCGGGAAGCCTTGCGGCTCGGGCACAACTTCATCGGTACCGAGCACGTCCTGCTCGCGCTCCTCGAATTCGAGGACGGTAACGGGGTGCTCGCCGATACGGGTGTCGACAAGGCCGCCACCGAGGTTCAGGTGGCCAGCTGGCTGGCGTCCTTGGCGGTCGCCCACGAGAAGAAGTGAGTCGGCTCCGTGAGCCGTTCCCGGAGCCGCTCCGGGTTTATGAACCACCCGTCCGTAAACCGGAGCCAAAGCCTGCGGTTCTGATGTCGCCTCCCACCGGCTACGGTTCTGGTGTGGTGATCAACGGGGACGACAGGACACCGGGAACCGCGCTGCTGCTCGCAGCCGCTCCGGAGGGCAAAGGCCGTCTGACAGACGCGACATCGGTGCTGGCGACGCTCGCCGTGGTGCCCCCGAGCGTGCTCACCGGCACCGAGGTCGCGACCGTCGTCGAACTAGCGGATCCGAGGGAGCCGCAGACCGTGCTGACCAGGGTGCGCGCCGTCGCGGCGACCCCCGGCCCGCTTTTCCTGTACATCGCGGGACAACTGCAACTCGACCGTAAACAACGCCTGATTCACCTGGCGCTCGCCCGTACGACGCCGACGACCGTGCGTTACACCGGCCTGCCGTGGCACTGGCTGGCGACCGAACTCGGAATCCGGCCGCCGGGCAGCACGACGGTGGTCGTGGACCTGGTGGCCGACGCCGAAGCCTGGCAGCAGCTCACCGGTGGCGGTATCGGTCTGGGCCCCGGGGTCCGGATGTACGGGCGTGTCGCGCCGCCGCCCGGACGCCGTACGACCGGCGCCCCCGGCTATCTGAAGGCCATGGCCGAGATCTGGCGCAGCGGGGCCCGACCGCCGATGGACCAACTCCACGAACTGGCCGTGGCACAGAGCGGATCCGAAGGCGCCCTGCTGTTCGGCCCGGCACCGGGCGCCCCGTCGGCCCCCGCGTTCGGTGTGGAGCAGCCGAGCGCACGAGCGGCCGTCCCGCCGCAGGTCAGCAGGGACGCCGCCGCAGGGGCGCCACCGCCCACCGCCGTAGCTGCCACGCCCGATCCGCACCCGGCGATCCTCTCGGCGGCCCACGCGGGTCGGCACACCGAGGCCGCCGCCGCAGCCGCCGCCTGGGAGAGCGAGGCGCTGCGCACATACGGACCGGGCTCCGGGCAGGCACTCCACTGGCTGGAGGTGCGGGCCGACCTCGCCCACCTCGCCCAGGACGCCGCCCGCAGCTGTGAGTTGTGGATGATGGCCGCCGGTGCGCGTCTCTCCGGTGGACAGGCCGAGAACGACCCCGAGGTCGAGGCGGCCGTGGACCGGGCGCACCACGAATGGGGCCAGATAACGGAGGCGGGGCGGGCCCATGAGCTCGCCGCGGACCTCGTCGAGCTGCGCCGCCGGGTTCCCGGACGTCAGCGTGGGGCCCTTCAGCTGCTGGAGAGCCGCCTGGAGCAGCTGCAGATCCGCAGCACCGGGGCCTCCCGGCAGAAGTAGAAAACACCTGCGGGCCCGACTCATGGGGGAACACGTACCTTCTCGGGGCCGGGTTTCGTACAACCAGAAGACCCGAATCCGTACGCCCAGAATCCGTACGCCCAGAATCCGTACGCCCCGAATCGGTATGACCCGAATCCGTGCGACGAGGGAGTCACCATGTCACAGCAGCCGAATGCAGATGTCGTGCGCAAGTGCCTGGAGAGCTATATCGCTCAGGACCGCGCAGCGGCCGAGAAGCTGATCGCGGAGAGTTTCGTCTTCACCAGCCCGCAGGACGACCGCATCGACAGGGCGGCGTTCTTCGAGCGTTGTTTCCCCACGGCGGACCGTCTGCGGTGGCAGGAGATCCGCACGGTCGTACCCGCCGGTGGCGACGGCGTCTTCATCATGTACGAATACGAGCTCAAGACCGGCGAACGCCATCGCAACGTGGAGTTGAGCACGGTACGGGACGGGCAACTCGTCGAGACACAGGTCTTCTTCGGGGGGCGCGTCCCGAAGTCCTGAAGTGTTGCCCCCCGAAGGGATTCCGAAAGTGACGACCGAACGAACAGGGCCGCCTCTCATCGCGGGGGAGCGGGAGATGCTGCGCGCTTTTCTCGACTTCCACCGCGCGACTCTGGCGATGAAGTGCGACGGTCTCACCGACGACGAGCTGCGCCTCAAGTCGATGCCGCCGTCGGCGCTTTCACTTCTCGGCCTCGTGAGGCACATGGCCGAGGTGGAGCGCACCTGGTTCCGCCGGGTGGTGAACGGCGAGGACATTCCCCTCGTGTGGTCGGACGACGAGGACTTCCAGGTGGCGTACGACGCGACCGGGTCCACCCGTGCCGAGGCGTTCGGCGCCTGGCAGTCGGAGGTGGAGCACGCCCGGCGCATCGAGCGGGACGCCGAGTCGCTCGATGTGACGGCGCACAACGCCAGATGGGCCGAGGACGTCTCCCTGCGGCTGGTCATGCTGCACATGATTCACGAGTACGCCCGGCACAACGGTCACGCCGACTTCCTCCGCGAAGGGGTCGACGGGACGGTCGGGGCCTGATCCCGCGGGATTGAGGAAGTCTTTGCCCGTGGCTTGAACATGCCCTTCCGTCGTGCGGACGTACGGCCACCCGCCGGGAACAACACGGATTCCGCTTCCGGCCG from Streptomyces sp. NBC_01267 harbors:
- a CDS encoding nuclear transport factor 2 family protein gives rise to the protein MSQQPNADVVRKCLESYIAQDRAAAEKLIAESFVFTSPQDDRIDRAAFFERCFPTADRLRWQEIRTVVPAGGDGVFIMYEYELKTGERHRNVELSTVRDGQLVETQVFFGGRVPKS
- a CDS encoding roadblock/LC7 domain-containing protein, whose protein sequence is MALSKGLDWLLDDLTNRVDHVRYALVLSNDGLVTGASKELAQEDAEHLAAVASGMHSLAKGSGRHFRTGRVRQTMVEFDEGVLFVTAAGEGSCLCILGTADADIGQIAYEMTLLVNRVGEHLAVAARQPDDTPTARW
- a CDS encoding DUF6397 family protein, translating into MSVTEADRGAVTAALATSVASLTFGHAAQQLGLRRGEFDLAVQLGHIRSTPGVGGGRRRVTRDEIGRLQLLKGFPDALRERVRTVGTADAAGLIGVGPARFTRLARAGCFTPVRFWLNRYRAVVWMYLAEEVREFAAREPELLTGRTPEVLRERLAAGEDWRARNWRGRRLGLLLRLAEDPWARAAVAAGALDPVQLAEVVDDPCERAYLSRLRPPEPVRELPDSPVAREVVERLLSADDPDEILWHRGSLILALDEARADRPAPRPEGSGRGTAAMPRSAEEGRARGLPARCGPGPRNGRRPGASHRGLTGRPEARGGRRPSLLDDHHFPSPLPASTPESVTTPG
- a CDS encoding DinB family protein, whose protein sequence is MTTERTGPPLIAGEREMLRAFLDFHRATLAMKCDGLTDDELRLKSMPPSALSLLGLVRHMAEVERTWFRRVVNGEDIPLVWSDDEDFQVAYDATGSTRAEAFGAWQSEVEHARRIERDAESLDVTAHNARWAEDVSLRLVMLHMIHEYARHNGHADFLREGVDGTVGA
- a CDS encoding Clp protease N-terminal domain-containing protein translates to MVNPTPMANPVRLDDLIEAIKKAHSDALEQLTDAVIAADHLGDVADHLIGHFVDQARRSGASWTDIGKSMGVTRQAAQKRFVPKAGGEAPPLDLSQGFGRFTDRAKNVVMAAQNEARAAGHAEIGPAHLVLGLLTQPEALGAQAIVAQGVRLDDLRQAVTATLPPAVDEVPDLVPYDAGARKVLELTFREALRLGHNFIGTEHVLLALLEFEDGNGVLADTGVDKAATEVQVASWLASLAVAHEKK